ATTCTTCTCATACAGGATACAAAAGAGTCTACTGCTTTTATATATGGAACACATGCCTGACTTTGTCATGTTGGAGGTAGGAGTCACCTAGCGTAATGTTTGCCTTGTTATTACAGAACCTTACTCATCAAACAGGCTCTGCTTCCCATAGTGTGCTTCTGGGAATAGCCTGGTTGTCAGGACAGCACTGAACTGagctttgcagagggaaaaaggaatgTGATAGTTATCATTCGTAAGCTGTGTTAGTTACACTAACAGGGGAAAAGCTGCCTACTACTACATTGAAAACTACATTcacattttaaacacagaagtaCAGATCActttttacatgcttttttcAAACCCACATCTTCTTGCCTCTCAGAGTGGGACTCTAAACTATTTCTACAGCCTCTAAAAGCAGTACTGCTCACGTCCAGGTATTGCAGTCACTCTACAGGCTTCTGCGTGCTGGGTGGAGTGGCATCAGCAATTGTAGCTAAATAAATGAGGTTTCTGTGCAGGATATGCTGGTACCTATgagagaaggaaacacaggATCTGGGAGACATGTTCTTTTCTAGACAACTCCCCATACCTGGATTTGTGTAAACTGATCAGTATTTGcagttagggaaaaaaatagcaaactAGAATAATGAATCAGAGGAAACTTAGCGTGTTATTCTGAATCCCGGTACAGTGCACTGAACTGCACTCTGCAGCCGAGCATGTCTACTACCCAACTTCGATGGGAAGCAGGACGTTCAGCTCGCAATCCTGAAGGCtgcagaagggcagcagagcaggagaaaacagaGCTGCCTGTCGGGCTGGTCTGAGCAGCTGCAGCGGGTCCCCCGCAGGTTCCGGAGCTGCAGAGCCGCCGTCTGGCTGCCCTGTTCTGACACCACTCGGTGTGACAcgggcagggagggcagagcgGGCGTCACAAGAACTCTGAGCAAACACCCTGAACAAGGCGGAAGGGTCACTCCGTGCTTTATAAGTCTCCGAAAATTATTTTGGGGAAATCCCTTTGTAAGCCCGGACGTATTTTCTTCTTAGCGGCAGGAAAGGTCTGGGAGTTCGACTCGCGTTTTACTCCAGTTACCCACACCTGAGCCCCCAGCGCTCCGCCCTGTCCGCCCGCGCCGGTTACTTACTGCACACAGTCGGTGGCGCGGCCCTTGCTCTGGTACTCCACGATGCACCGGATCAGCTGGTCgttctcctccagcagctgcgGCACAGAGCGCTGTCACCGCCCGCCCCGgcctccgccccgccccggccggcAGGGCCGGCTCTGCCCCAAGCGGGCCGGCAGGGCCCGCGTCACGGTCCGGCTCAGTCCCGGCCCCGTCCCGGCTCCGTCCCAGCCCAGTTTCGCTCACCCGCTGCAGCGTTTCCTGGTTCACCTCCGCCTTCCCGCGCAGCCGCTCCGGCACGAACGCCACGGACATGGCGGCTCCCGGCTGAGGGGcccggcggccccgccccggccgtCGCGCACGCGCGCTGGGGCGCAGCAGGGCCCGCCCCGAGCCCGGGACCCCGGCCCAGCCCGCCCCGCGCCGCAAGAAACCACCGCCGGCGTGCCGATTTAACTGAGCAGTTTattctggtttaaaataaaaaaaacagaaaccctgggcgggcggggcggggcgaCGCAGGGTTGGCCTCCGCCGCGGCTCCCGGCCCAGGTATTTACAGCTGGAACACCTCAGACAGTAAAGAGTTATTGCAACAGGACAGCACTTGCCTCTACGGTCAAAAATCTCAACAGGTGTTCAGAATCATGACTTGTGGATCCCAAAAGGCAGTTGTTAAACATGCAAAAACATTACTAAACAATATTATCTAACTTCTACAGCTGTCAAATACTTGACCTTAATAAGGAAACCAATTACAAAATACTTCCTTGTAGTGCTATACAAAAGTTATAAAATTAAGATTCTATCAACCACTTTTAAATATTCCAATTTTTCAACAGTGCAGTTTTTCACGTCTTTATCACCACTGaacatttttaagtaaaaaaaataaatcagcaaatTAGATCAAAGTGATGTAATCTTTGGATCCCTTTATTCCTGTGGCCTTCATATACATACACAGACACAAATGACCAGGTTTCTATTTCAGCATATCAGAAAGTTGCAACTAGTTATCCAGAATTGGCAAAAAGTCCGTACTGTCATTTGTGACTTTGTGGTCTTAGAACCAGAGTCTCAATGTCTCCAAGCTACGGTCTATCAAAATGCAAACAACTTCAAACACTAAGAATTCTTTGAATTGCTCATGTCTACAGGTATTACAACAAAGTTAACGTTTCAAGAATTGACAAATGGACACAGACCTGCATCCCAGGCATTCCAGGAGAATCACCAACTCATGTGCCTGGtccattattaaaaaaagttaatatttcTCACTAAGTAAAATTAATTGCAAATCTTGACATatgaaaattccttttcttttttctgaaaatatcacCTTAATTTGGTCAAATCCTGTGATATGCCAGAAACTACAAAATCAAATTCTTGCAAGAGCAGTGAAGCGTGTATCCAGTTTTGTGTAATGGAAGAATATCTTCATTATAGTCCAAATATAAAATCAAACATTTAAGCTTGAAAAGCtgctaaagaaaaaaccccaactaatTCAGTGATCTTCAGCATATCAACTTCTGCAATAACAGTATGTTTACCgacttaaaaatgtttattctttaaaaaattagttgCTTTTTATACAGCTATACAAAGTTTGTAATGTTTCTTTGGCAATGGGATATAATGGAATTTTACAACTATATAAAAACTTTCCTTTGCCTAAGAAACAGTATTTACTGTGTGTACATATCTGACTGACAAAGCAAGTTTTCTACTGTCCAGCACCCTAGTTGATACAAGAACAACTACCTCAAAAGGGATTTTACAGGATTTCCAAAAAACAACCTTCGGTGGGTCAAAACACTCACAGTATCGACGGCCTTCTGCATACAATTGTCCTTACAACTTGAAGCAACTATCAAATACAGTTTAGTAAtaagaaaaatcctttcagtgatgaaaaaatacttaaacTCCATCGAAGTACTGCTTATAATTAACTATACATAAGAAATTACTTATCCTTCTGtctcaaatatatttaatgCTCACTGTCTTCAAAGATGGCCATTTCTCAAAAGTAACTGCATTACACCCCTTTGAAATTAAATAGTTAAATCCCAGTGCTGGTGACAAGTATACAGCAAATTAACTTCATTCTTTGCAGAGATCAAAACTAACTCTCTGATTCACGAAGATCTAGACGTTCACCTGGTTTCAGCTTTCTTGTAGACTACGCAGCAACTTTGTTGTCTTTCTAGAGGGAAC
This genomic interval from Corvus cornix cornix isolate S_Up_H32 chromosome 11, ASM73873v5, whole genome shotgun sequence contains the following:
- the SS18L2 gene encoding SS18-like protein 2, translating into MSVAFVPERLRGKAEVNQETLQRLLEENDQLIRCIVEYQSKGRATDCVQYQHILHRNLIYLATIADATPPSTQKPVE